The following coding sequences lie in one Rutidosis leptorrhynchoides isolate AG116_Rl617_1_P2 chromosome 6, CSIRO_AGI_Rlap_v1, whole genome shotgun sequence genomic window:
- the LOC139852026 gene encoding protein NRT1/ PTR FAMILY 6.3-like isoform X2: MSLPELNIAKTLPDAWDYKGRPANRATTGGWITAAMILGVEAVERLATLGIAVNLVTYLTNTMHFGNASSANTVTNFLGTSFMLCLVGGFVADTFLGRYLTIAIFTAVQATGVTILTLSTAIPSLKPPKCTSDGDCVPANSIQVSVLYLALYLTALGTGGLKSSVSGFGSDQFDESNKEEKTKMTAFFNWFFFFISIGSLLAVTVMVYIQDNLGRRWGYGIVACAIVIGLLIFLSGTKRYRFKKLVGSPLTQIASVFVAAWKKRHMELPSDPSLLFNVDDIELTQVDSKKTKQKLPHSKQFRFLDKAAIKDTERSYESMMTIDKWRLSTLTDVEEVKLVVRMLPIWATTILFWTVYAQMTTFSVSQATTMNRHIGKSFQIPAASLTVFFVGSILLTVPIYDRIIAPIAKRFLKHPQGLSPLQRVGVGLTLSILAMVAAALTEIKRLNVARSHGLVENSSKTVPLSVFWLAPQFLLVGSGEAFTYMGQLDFFLRECPKGMKTMSTGLFLSTLSLGFFFSSVLVTIVHKITGDTHPWIADNLNEGKLYNFYWLLAILSVLNIGLFLVGARWYVYKEHRLAEEGIELEEDDFVGHA, translated from the exons ATGTCTCTCCCTGAATTAAACATTGCAAAAACTTTGCCCGATGCCTGGGACTACAAGGGTCGTCCTGCTAACCGTGCCACAACTGGTGGCTGGATTACTGCTGCCATGATTTTAG GGGTGGAGGCAGTAGAAAGGCTAGCGACGTTGGGTATCGCTGTGAATCTGGTGACGTATTTGACGAACACGATGCATTTTGGAAATGCAAGTTCCGCAAATACCGTCACCAATTTCTTGGGTACCTCTTTCATGTTATGTCTTGTTGGTGGTTTTGTTGCTGATACTTTTCTTGGCAG GTATCTAACCATTGCCATATTTACTGCGGTTCAAGCAACA GGTGTGACAATATTAACACTCTCAACCGCGATTCCAAGCCTAAAACCACCAAAGTGCACATCGGATGGTGATTGCGTGCCAGCCAACTCAATCCAAGTGTCAGTTCTCTACCTCGCGCTTTACCTAACAGCCCTCGGGACCGGTGGGCTTAAATCTAGTGTGTCTGGCTTCGGGTCGGACCAATTTGATGAGTCCAACAAGGAAGAAAAGACTAAAATGACAGCTTTTTTTAATTGGTTCTTTTTCTTTATAAGTATCGGGTCACTTTTAGCGGTTACAGTCATGGTTTATATCCAGGACAACTTGGGTCGACGTTGGGGGTATGGGATTGTTGCTTGTGCCATTGTTATCGGGTTGTTGATTTTCTTGTCGGGTACAAAAAGGTACCGGTTTAAGAAGCTTGTGGGTAGTCCGTTAACCCAAATTGCTTCGGTTTTTGTGGCGGCATGGAAGAAGAGACATATGGAACTGCCATCTGATCCTTCTTTGTTGTTCAATGTGGATGATATTGAACTTACACAAGTTGATAGCAAAAAAACCAAACAAAAGTTGCCTCATAGCAAACAATTTCG TTTTCTTGACAAGGCAGCGATTAAAGATACCGAAAGATCATACGAATCAATGATGACTATTGATAAATGGCGTCTTTCGACATTAACTGATGTAGAGGAAGTTAAATTGGTAGTTCGAATGCTACCAATTTGGGCTACAACAATATTGTTTTGGACAGTTTATGCCCAAATGACTACATTTTCGGTGTCACAAGCAACAACAATGAACAGACACATCGGAAAATCGTTCCAAATCCCAGCAGCTTCCCTCACTGTTTTCTTCGTTGGAAGCATCCTTTTAACTGTCCCAATTTACGACCGTATAATTGCACCAATTGCCAAACGTTTCCTCAAACATCCACAAGGGCTAAGCCCATTGCAACGCGTAGGAGTAGGACTAACCCTATCCATATTAGCTATGGTTGCAGCCGCCTTAACTGAGATCAAGCGATTAAATGTGGCTCGGTCACATGGTTTAGTAGAGAATTCATCCAAAACTGTCCCACTTTCGGTGTTTTGGTTGGCCCCACAGTTTTTGTTAGTGGGGTCGGGCGAGGCGTTTACTTATATGGGACAACTAGATTTCTTCTTAAGGGAGTGTCCAAAAGGAATGAAAACAATGAGTACCGGATTGTTTTTAAGCACGTTATCGTTAGGGTTCTTTTTTAGTTCTGTTTTAGTGACGATTGTGCACAAGATTACAGGAGATACGCATCCGTGGATAGCGGATAATTTGAACGAAGGGAAGCTTTACAACTTTTATTGGTTACTTGCAATATTAAGTGTATTAAACATAGGGTTATTTCTTGTGGGTGCAAGATGGTATGTTTATAAGGAGCATAGGCTTGCTGAAGAAGGTATTGAGTTGGAAGAAGATGATTTTGTAGGCCATGCATAA
- the LOC139852026 gene encoding protein NRT1/ PTR FAMILY 6.3-like isoform X1, with protein MSLPELNIAKTLPDAWDYKGRPANRATTGGWITAAMILVNVRVDGSGVEAVERLATLGIAVNLVTYLTNTMHFGNASSANTVTNFLGTSFMLCLVGGFVADTFLGRYLTIAIFTAVQATGVTILTLSTAIPSLKPPKCTSDGDCVPANSIQVSVLYLALYLTALGTGGLKSSVSGFGSDQFDESNKEEKTKMTAFFNWFFFFISIGSLLAVTVMVYIQDNLGRRWGYGIVACAIVIGLLIFLSGTKRYRFKKLVGSPLTQIASVFVAAWKKRHMELPSDPSLLFNVDDIELTQVDSKKTKQKLPHSKQFRFLDKAAIKDTERSYESMMTIDKWRLSTLTDVEEVKLVVRMLPIWATTILFWTVYAQMTTFSVSQATTMNRHIGKSFQIPAASLTVFFVGSILLTVPIYDRIIAPIAKRFLKHPQGLSPLQRVGVGLTLSILAMVAAALTEIKRLNVARSHGLVENSSKTVPLSVFWLAPQFLLVGSGEAFTYMGQLDFFLRECPKGMKTMSTGLFLSTLSLGFFFSSVLVTIVHKITGDTHPWIADNLNEGKLYNFYWLLAILSVLNIGLFLVGARWYVYKEHRLAEEGIELEEDDFVGHA; from the exons ATGTCTCTCCCTGAATTAAACATTGCAAAAACTTTGCCCGATGCCTGGGACTACAAGGGTCGTCCTGCTAACCGTGCCACAACTGGTGGCTGGATTACTGCTGCCATGATTTTAG TTAATGTACGTGTTGACGGATCAGGGGTGGAGGCAGTAGAAAGGCTAGCGACGTTGGGTATCGCTGTGAATCTGGTGACGTATTTGACGAACACGATGCATTTTGGAAATGCAAGTTCCGCAAATACCGTCACCAATTTCTTGGGTACCTCTTTCATGTTATGTCTTGTTGGTGGTTTTGTTGCTGATACTTTTCTTGGCAG GTATCTAACCATTGCCATATTTACTGCGGTTCAAGCAACA GGTGTGACAATATTAACACTCTCAACCGCGATTCCAAGCCTAAAACCACCAAAGTGCACATCGGATGGTGATTGCGTGCCAGCCAACTCAATCCAAGTGTCAGTTCTCTACCTCGCGCTTTACCTAACAGCCCTCGGGACCGGTGGGCTTAAATCTAGTGTGTCTGGCTTCGGGTCGGACCAATTTGATGAGTCCAACAAGGAAGAAAAGACTAAAATGACAGCTTTTTTTAATTGGTTCTTTTTCTTTATAAGTATCGGGTCACTTTTAGCGGTTACAGTCATGGTTTATATCCAGGACAACTTGGGTCGACGTTGGGGGTATGGGATTGTTGCTTGTGCCATTGTTATCGGGTTGTTGATTTTCTTGTCGGGTACAAAAAGGTACCGGTTTAAGAAGCTTGTGGGTAGTCCGTTAACCCAAATTGCTTCGGTTTTTGTGGCGGCATGGAAGAAGAGACATATGGAACTGCCATCTGATCCTTCTTTGTTGTTCAATGTGGATGATATTGAACTTACACAAGTTGATAGCAAAAAAACCAAACAAAAGTTGCCTCATAGCAAACAATTTCG TTTTCTTGACAAGGCAGCGATTAAAGATACCGAAAGATCATACGAATCAATGATGACTATTGATAAATGGCGTCTTTCGACATTAACTGATGTAGAGGAAGTTAAATTGGTAGTTCGAATGCTACCAATTTGGGCTACAACAATATTGTTTTGGACAGTTTATGCCCAAATGACTACATTTTCGGTGTCACAAGCAACAACAATGAACAGACACATCGGAAAATCGTTCCAAATCCCAGCAGCTTCCCTCACTGTTTTCTTCGTTGGAAGCATCCTTTTAACTGTCCCAATTTACGACCGTATAATTGCACCAATTGCCAAACGTTTCCTCAAACATCCACAAGGGCTAAGCCCATTGCAACGCGTAGGAGTAGGACTAACCCTATCCATATTAGCTATGGTTGCAGCCGCCTTAACTGAGATCAAGCGATTAAATGTGGCTCGGTCACATGGTTTAGTAGAGAATTCATCCAAAACTGTCCCACTTTCGGTGTTTTGGTTGGCCCCACAGTTTTTGTTAGTGGGGTCGGGCGAGGCGTTTACTTATATGGGACAACTAGATTTCTTCTTAAGGGAGTGTCCAAAAGGAATGAAAACAATGAGTACCGGATTGTTTTTAAGCACGTTATCGTTAGGGTTCTTTTTTAGTTCTGTTTTAGTGACGATTGTGCACAAGATTACAGGAGATACGCATCCGTGGATAGCGGATAATTTGAACGAAGGGAAGCTTTACAACTTTTATTGGTTACTTGCAATATTAAGTGTATTAAACATAGGGTTATTTCTTGTGGGTGCAAGATGGTATGTTTATAAGGAGCATAGGCTTGCTGAAGAAGGTATTGAGTTGGAAGAAGATGATTTTGTAGGCCATGCATAA